ATTTTTCTGGATACAAAATTTACAATGATGGGTTAGTTCACTCAGAATTTTCTACCGAATTAAAAACTTTAAATGAAGTTATAAAAATGCCTATTTATAGAATATTGGATACAAATGGAAATTTATTAGACGGTCATGAAGCTCCATTTAAGGATGAAGaagtattaaaaatttacaaGGATATGGTTGAATTTTCTATATGGgatgaaatattttatggAATACAAAGACAAGGTAGaatatcattttatatagTTAATGAAGGAGAAGAAGGTTTACAATTTGGTATGGGTAAAGCATTAAGTGTCGATGATCATTTATATTGTCAATATAGAGAAACAGGTGTTTTATTATCAAGAGGTTTTACTTACactgatatattaaatcaatTATTCGGTACCAAATATGATGAAGGTAAAGGTAGACAAATGTGTATATGCTATACTAAAAAAgatttaaatattcatacTATTACTACACCATTAGGATCTCAATTATCTCATGCTGCTGGTTGTGGATATGCATTAAAactaaaaaatcaaaaagcTGTTGCTGTTACTTATTGTGGTGATGGTTCTTCATCAGAAGGAGATTTTTATGCTGCTCTAAATTTTGCTTCGGTAAGACAATCACAAACCATGTTTGTATGCAAAAACAACTTGTATGCTATATCCACATCTATTAAAGATCAATACAGAGGTGATGGTATTGCACCAAGAGCATTAGCACTAGGAATAGAATCTATAAGAGTTGATGGAAATGATTTATTCGCGAGTTATCTAGCTACCAAAAAATTAAGAGAAATTTGTATTCAAGAATCCAAACCAGTTTTTATTGAATTCATGTCTTATAGATATGGTCATCATAGTACTTCTGATGATTCTAGTTTGTATAGAccaaaagaagaaaatgaagcATGGAGACAAGAAGGGGTACACCCAATTAGTAGAATCTTTTTATATCTAAAGAATAAAAACTTATATAGTGAAAAAGAAGATCAAGAACACCGTAAAAGTGTCAAAGAAAAAgtattaaaagaattaaaaaaatatgaaagtgttaaaagatataatattgtCGGTGGATTGTTTGAAGATGTGTATCATGAAGAAGATTGGAACCTTAAAGAACAAAGAGAAAACTTTGAGCAATTTTTCaaagaaaataaacataattatGATACATCAAAATTTGAAGCATGACGTTATAAATCTGAATACATATGTGCAAATGAGCATaagtaaataaattaaaatatatatatatatatatatatatataaacatatttataaatttatttttataagcgcatacaataataaaatgggAATATTACGTGTTAATGGAAAACAAATTCTATAAACGATGATAAATTATCACCtgtcttattttttatttgtttttttttttttttttttttttagctagtgcatataaagaaaaaatgatttGTAGTGCTGTTCATTTTAACCTTTTTGCAAATTTACATTTGCt
This region of Plasmodium sp. gorilla clade G2 genome assembly, chromosome: 13 genomic DNA includes:
- a CDS encoding 2-oxoisovalerate dehydrogenase subunit alpha, mitochondrial, putative; the encoded protein is MKNIVQKYLQRSSTKLFNRTNLLNLNKKCNFSGYKIYNDGLVHSEFSTELKTLNEVIKMPIYRILDTNGNLLDGHEAPFKDEEVLKIYKDMVEFSIWDEIFYGIQRQGRISFYIVNEGEEGLQFGMGKALSVDDHLYCQYRETGVLLSRGFTYTDILNQLFGTKYDEGKGRQMCICYTKKDLNIHTITTPLGSQLSHAAGCGYALKLKNQKAVAVTYCGDGSSSEGDFYAALNFASVRQSQTMFVCKNNLYAISTSIKDQYRGDGIAPRALALGIESIRVDGNDLFASYLATKKLREICIQESKPVFIEFMSYRYGHHSTSDDSSLYRPKEENEAWRQEGVHPISRIFLYLKNKNLYSEKEDQEHRKSVKEKVLKELKKYESVKRYNIVGGLFEDVYHEEDWNLKEQRENFEQFFKENKHNYDTSKFEA